The genome window GTAAGCTTTCGGCTTTGATCTTTCCAACAAAGTAACAAATCCAGAGTAGGCTTGAGCCCCAACTTTGAGGCCAAACATAATTGGTCCAGTCTATGGGCAGGCCTAGCCTGCGTAAATTGGCAGTTAACATCATATGTATTTTGAGCTGCTAAGTATTCTCGCATATTCTGTTTCATTCACAACAATTCCTGTTCGCACTCAAGTTTTCGTCATCTTGTCAGTACTTGATCGTCTTATTGACGCTGGGATTGGTACTATATCAAAGTGTATAACTTCTAGCCTGAGAAAAAAAGATGGCATCTTGCACCACCCCGAGTTCAATCAATCCATTGCCGAATATGGTCAGGTAAATGAATTATTTTTTACTTATGCTGGAACTCGAAAAGCAAATTTCTAAAAGAAAAGAGAACGGTAGAAAGtttaaaataatttcaaatttagCAAAGCTTAccttcttcttgttgttgttgttgttgtagcaaAGCTTACCTTGGACAAACCAACTGCTAACACTTGCTATCTCTTTTTAATGGAATTCAGACATTCACCCGTAAGCGTGTTAACGAGGAAGATGCAATGCTGATAGGTGTCGATGTTCTCGTCAGTTATACGGTATTCAGAATTATTTTTTTGTTGATATTAATTTACTCTCAAAGTCTAGCAAACGACATTTACTGGATGCTTATTTTTAGAGGGACTATGATACTTATTTATtacttttttttgtttgtttttaggTGATAGGTTCTGGAGTTGTCGCTTTCATCTATCTTGTGAAAAGTCATTTCGACTGGCTGAATCAAAGTAAGTTGGAGATGGAGCGACTCAGGGTAAGATTCTTCCAAGAAGCCGAACAAAGAATGGAGCAAACACACAGcaaatcccaaaacccagaacatcgtgaatcacaaactacagaaggaaaacaaatctagtgtctctatacatcagaatctaacaaggaaaatacagaaaataatggacatgagaaagagtagaaggggactccgaggtctgcggacacggcagatataccttgaagtctccaaagctgtcccggctcactgatagcaCGGCTGAAAAGGTGCACCTagattaatgaaatcaacactttaacaaaaattccgaaattaactcaaaaatcgcccatggggcccacgtattggaatcgggtaaaagtcataaaatacgaacatgatatctttgaaccgtcgagctttgttgtatacctaaacaacataagtcacacaatcaatccttaacccaGTGTTTTTGAGAGCGAGAAGCGCAAAAAAGCGGCAGGGGCTCGCCTCGCTTCAAAAGCGAAGCGCAAAGTGAAGCGCACGCTTCATTGAAGTGAAGCGCAattcttaataattaattttatgagCTGAATTAcacattaaaaaaattaaataaactaaaatataacatatatatatatatatatatatatatatatatatatatatatatatatatatatatataaccctcaggggttggcctggtggcaattgacttgagccttggagtttgctccctttcaaggtctcaagttcgaaacccactgggtgcaaacaatttctaagggccatcggactgggtaaaacctgaattaaccgtggtgcacttgcgggaaactccttgccgagggcctgtgcacccccgggattagtcggggctcaaagagactcggacacccggtgcaaaatcaaaaaaaatatccataatctactatatatatatatatatataaaattaattttctaagctgaaatacatataaaattaatcaaataaactgaaaatataacatatatataataattaattttataaagaactacacattaaaaaaataaaataaactgaaaaatataacatatatatataatagtaattaattttataaactaaaatacatattaaaattaataaataagaagaataaaaggggaaaaaaagaagaaaacccTGCCCTAGCTGTGCAGACGCTGGACGAGAAAAActgagaagagaagagaagagaagagaagaagaagaagaaggaagaaagaaggaagaagaaataaaaaaagataaaatgCCTTAGGGTGAGCAGACGCCTGGATGGGAACAAGAAGGAGAaagaaggaagaagaaagaagaaaggaaaaaaggagaagaagaaaggacaagaagaagaaagaaaaaaaaattacctGGAGGAAGTCTCTGGCGAATGAAACCCTAGCAGCAGCAATTGATTTTGGGAAGAAGAGAGAAATGGTCGATCAATTTGGTCTTAGGGGTCTGTTTTGTATAATAAAAAAACAGACCCAaactttttttttaaacaaaCTGACCCCTTTCGACTGAAGCGAGCGCTTCTGCGCTTCACGCTTCAAAGTCGCTTCGCGCTTCTTCGACTGAAGCGAGCGCTTCATCTGGTCGAGTCACCTCAGGCATGGAAAAGCGAGCAGCCATCGCTTCGCGtcgcttctcgcttaaagcgacgaagcgatcgctttttaaaacactgccttaaccatctatggttctcacggttgtgttcgtttcagccatgaacaccgcctggtttcatgagtgcttagagaatgggcatttactttcatttcccttgaagcggcttacacttcacactcacataggtgatttctaaacgtgtaatcctatagacacactatctggtcatatcctgccagacttagcaaatcattaaaaaacctttaagctttgttgattcatcaaaaagccttaatgctttacctcgatttctgaacattgtcttcatcacgagaatgggttgagttatttgacaatgttgaaccgtcattcataactttgtttgatctctttgaacctagctcgcgggatctccagtctgctaggtagagttaccgtcatgatgacttgtcctagaccttaaccccattccctttgatgatctttcaactgcctctctagataggccttttgtaagtggatccgacacgttatctcttgactttatgtagtcaattgtgataacaccactagagagtagttgtctaacagtattgtgtctccgtcgtatatgacgagattttccgttatacataacgctccctgccctgcctattgccgcttgactatcacaatgtatacaaataggtgccaaaggtttgggccaaaatggaatatcttccaagaaattccggagccattcagcttcttcaccggccttatctaaagctatgaattcagattccattgtagaacgggcgatacacgtttgtttggatgatttccaagacactgctccacccccaattgtgaaaacatatctactcgtggatttaacttcagatgatccagtgatccaatttgtatcactatatccctcgatcacggagggatatttgttataatgcaaagcgtaattttgggtatgtttgagatgccccaaaactcgtttcattgccatccaatgtatgtgattgagattacttgtaaaccgactcagtttactaatagcacatgctatatctggtcgtgtacaattcatgatatacatcaaacttcccaatactcttgcataatccaattgtgagtcactttcaccttcattcttttgaagtgcataactcacgtcaattggagtcttggcaattttgaaatccaaatacttgaacttgtcaagtaccttttcaatgtagtgagactgtgataatgctagaccttgtggagtcttgtgaattctgattcctaagatcacatcagcaactcctaagtctttcatatcgaatttgctagccaacatgcgcttagtagcatttatatctgccatgtttttgctcattatcaacatgtcatcaacatataaacaaacaatgacttcatgacctggagtgtttttaatgtaaacacatttgtcgcactcgttgattttaaacccacttgccaacattgtttggtcaaatttggcatgccattgtttgggtgcttgtttaagtccataaagtgacttaacaagtttgcacactttcttttctttaccagttaccacaaaaccctcaggttgttccatgtaaatctcttcctctaattctccatttaagaaagttgttttaacatccatttgatggatttcaagaccatacacagCCGATATTTCctctaacaccctaatagatgttatcctcgttactggcgagtaagtgtcaaagtaatcaaggccttccttttgtctataacctttgacaacaagtcttgccttatatttgtcaatagtgccatcagctttcactttccgtttaaagatccatttcgaacctaaaggcttatttcctggaggaagatctaccaattcccatgtatggttatccaaaattgattgaatctcactattgactgcctctttccaaaacgctgaatcagaagatgacatagctgctttaaaagtttgaggctcattttcaagcaagaatgtcacaaaatctggtccaaaggaagtagatgttctttgacgtttgctacgccttggatcttctatacttggagtattttcctttggttcttcccgaggtcgtttaggtctttcacttaacgactcacattcagttttatacggatagatactttcaaagaattcagcattatctgattctattaccgtattaatgtgaatttcgggattatcagatttatgaaccaaaaaccgacatgctttactgtttgtagcatatccaatgaaaacgcaatcaacagtttttggtccgattttaaccattttaggtaaaggaacttgtacctttgctagacacccccacactttgaaatatttcaagttgggttttcttccttttaatttttcatatgaaatagattgcgttttgctgtggggtactctgttgagtattcggttagctgtaaggatagcttcgccccacaaactctgcggtaatccggaacttattaataaagaattcatcatttactttaatgtccgattttttctttccgcaattccattggattgaggtgtgtaaggtgcagtagtttgatggataattccgtattccgaacatatttctgcaaatagaaattcatattctccacccctatcacttctaatcattttgatctttttatttaattgattctccacttcatttttgtattgcttaaatgcttcaattgtttcatccttactattaagcaaataaacataacaatatcgagtgcagtcgtcaataaaagtaataaaatactttttctcacctcgagatggtgtcgacttcatatcacaaatgtcagtatgaattaagtccaaaggatttgaattcatttcaatagacttataaggatgttttacaaacttagactcaacacatatttgacattttgatttattacactcgaatttaggcaacacttctaaattaattaacttccgcaaggttttgtaattgacatgtaataaataagaagaagctgcaattttattcatactgtcaacaaccattacatttagtttgaagaggacctctgtgaggtagccctttccaacatacatttcattcttgcttacaacaactttatcagaaacaaatacacatttgaatccgttcttaacaagcaaagaagtagaaactaaattcttcctaatagtaggaacatgaagagcgttgttgagcgttaacaccttgccggaagtcatcttcgggaatatcttcccataaccttcaatcttggctgttgcagtatttctcatggaaagctcttcttcgggaccagcagtagagtaagtcgcaaatgtttccttgacagcacaaacatgtcgagtggctccagagtcaatccaccactccttcggatttccaactaggttgcattccgaaagcattgcacacagatcatcaatgtcataattcttctccactatgttggcatgtcccttcttcttatactttttcgggagacgacaatcaggggctttgtgaccgatttttccacaattgtagcagctgcccttgaatttctttttgttctgctccttagtctgtccagaagacctctttctcttcttactttttggagcagtctcctcaacgatattagctcccatgatcgttgaatttccacgagacttcttctcggctgttttgttgtcttcctcaatcttgagacgaatcacaagatcttccaacttcatttctttgcgcttgtgcttaagatagttcttgaaatctctccacgaaggaggcaatttttcaatcattgcagccacttgaaatgcttcattcacgaccataccttcagcaataaggtcatgaaaaataagttgaagctcctgaacttgggttccaatagttttactgtctatcattttatagtctagaaacttggcaaccacgaacttcttcaagcatgcatcttcagtcttgtacttcttctcaagtgtgtcccataattctttcgaagtattcatcgcactgtacacattgtgcaagtcatcctctaaagcgcttaagatatagcctttgcaaagaaaatctgcctgcttccacgcctcaacaatcatgaattttttgttgtccggcatgtccgcagcaggcactggaggttcttcactagtgaatttctgcataccaagtgtggtaagccagaagaacaccctttgctgccttcctttgaagttggctccggaaaatttccccggtttctctgccggtggaacagcagtccggcttgacgaggctatcgtcgttgccgcaatagtcgcagaagaatttccgttatcaattgccatttctcactgtaaacaacagaagagttcaattaatggcaaaatcagaacagtacacaatactgttattaacaaaaaaaaaacagtatgtataaaaatcgaagtttttatatactgttttacagaaaaacgatgaagttttttatgttcttcaaatcgtcttacgaatttcaatactctaatgaagtttttaatcttcaaatcagaatagtaagatttagaaggagtagaaaatcacgcaggttttaatctccacaaacaaaatacagaatataaaaaaaataaaattccttaagattgttattattctgtattgctataataaacaattaaactttctgaaaaaataaaacagaaagttagtaatacttgtttaacgaaatagattctggaaaacaagaaaacagtataggaataaatcgagcccactgaatacacagtgtgtccttaaggaaattattaccctcaagtacccgaggtgctggaatatatcctcccaggatagaacaatTTAACTCACAAGTGTATAGAtaccaaaactctgatgaactgcgaaccactcaatgatcgtaaaacacactggaaaatattgtgtagaagaagaagaagaagctcagaaaatttcgtaaggaaagattctgggattcaaactctatttatagagttgatggcaatgtttctgaaaaggtttgcaacctttcagaaacagccatggctgttggaaaaggggtgtttgaaatattgcggaaaaaatatatttaaaataatccgggaaagaaaacgggcctgatcgaaccgggtcgcgggtcatgggttattccggattgaattttttgttaattatttaattaattaattaaataattgaaaggaattttgtccaaaaagattaatcaatcaatctttgaccgaagccgtagccgtagccgaagccgagcgagcgacgacgacgacgacggggcgaggcttgcctttttcttaactatttacgagctagaagaagagcaattatatatataccaatcaaaagtcttttcttcctccgatatgggacaatgtccctttcccaagggaaactcaaatattttattttccctccatttttcattcactttctttaagctacacaaacATAGATCATGATGTTAATTCCATCTTGTTGCATCGATCATCCTTATAAGGAAAAAAAAACTGTTATTTTGATCTGTTACATCTTATAATTGTCGCAGGCAATGCGCCAAAAGCTGCAGATGGAGCTCAGGCCAAGGCAACGAAAGATGAAAAAACCATGACTGTGGCAGTTAAGGCTTGAAGAAGACTGACCAACATCTGAAGGAAAAATTCTAAGCTAGGGAAAAAAGGGGATGGATGATACTTGGTATATTTAGCAATTTCCGGTTAAAAATGGAAGCCTGCAAATCCTGCAGGTATTTAATCATAGAATCAGTGTCAAACTCCATCTAGATAAATAAAGTAGGACTGCCAATAAATTTCAAAAGCATTCTTTTATATTCCCCCTAAATTACAGTTTTCGTCTGAAACAATATATATTGAGCGAAAAGGCCAACTAAAGATGTAAAGCAATAAATAGCAGATAGAAGAATTAGTGGAGCATTAGGattcttcttttgtttcttcaACTCAAAGTTCCAACCTTTCGTTCCTTCCataaatagaaatataacaaCTTTAGCCATGAAATTGTGAGAACTCGAAGAAGATTTGGGCAAAAATTGAAAGAGAATCAGATCTGAGATTGTTTGGGTAAGCTGGAAAGATAAAAGAGAACTGTTAATAGTAATCTATTCTGAAAACTGAAAGAGATGAAGTGATAGATATTTCCTGAATTTATGTTGTATATACTGGGATAACAAAGACGAAAGGTGACTATTTTGTGAGTGTTGAATTAAAAAGACACGTGGACTGAGATGTAGGGAACAGATTGGGCAAAACAAATAAAATCAGCTGATAAAATTACACATTTGCCCTTGGTCGACCAACTTGGCTCTTCCGTATAATAGACTAGAAGAGTCTTGGTCCGCGCTTGCGGGTCCAACAATTTGGATTACTTTACATTGCAACTAAGAAATCAAATTCGATTAATAATTTTCATGATAATATATAGTTAAAATTCCAATATGCAAAAGAACAAAGACAAACAACATTAAAAATAAAAACTGCACGataatatatatacacataaacTGATATCTTTAGGTCGTGAAAAAATTGCTTTCAATATTTATCAGTTATATAATAGATGTGGTATCTTGAAAATCAGCCACCAAGTATACGTGAGCTATTTTGAGCCTTACAGGACATTCTGCATAAACTTGCAAAGTCCTACACAAGTATACGTGAGCTACAGAAAGACATCATATAATCAATATCACTTTTGCTAACAATATTTAGAGAAATATAAATAATTACCCATGACATGTGAGTTTTGATGACTTGCAAATCAAATTATTAACCAGGTTGGGGAAAACTAATGGTTGATGTTCCATCCAACTGATTTTTACGGAGGTTAAGCAAAAGAGTACATACACTAAAAgagtaaaataatttataaaattacGATTTGATATGGTCTGAGGTGTGGGGTTCGATCAATAACATCTCAAAGCCAAGATATGGACGTTGTTGTTTACTCAACTTGGGCTTTGTACGGTTAGACATTTATTTTCAAGTGTTTCATAAAAATATAAGTACACCCTTCTATACAATATAATATGAAATATAAAGCACAACCATTTAACATTATCATTTAAAGTTGCTGCCACGTGACCAGGAAGTCACGGGTTCGAGCAGTGGAAACATCCTCTTGTAAAAATGCAGGGTAAAGTTGCGTACAATAGATCTTTGTGGTCCGACTCTTCCCCAGACCCCGCATATAACGGGAGTTTAGTACACCGGGTTGCCCTTTCATATAACATTGGAACAACAAAGTAAGAGTTTGTTACCATTCTCAACCAAAAAAGGAAGGTAAGAGCAGCAGGAACATGACATTGATACTTCTTAGTGATGAAAAACTCTCAGCAGCAGAAAAACTCTCGGCAGCACATCATATGATGACTACTATTAGGAGAAATACACAACAGGAAAAATCATTCATAACTTAATAATGTGCGAACTAAATGGATCACAAATAATCGTCCAAGCAACTAAAGTAGTCATTATTGCTTTCAAAGGAATTCTCAGAGCATCAAGTAACTACAGTTATAAAAAAACATAGCCATAGAATATTTATTATCATCTATACATTTTAGTTTTCAAAGATAACTAAAGGTGATTTATTAGTAGACAATAATGAATCCACTTTTCCGCTTATTCAATAGCATCAATACAATTTTATTATAAGTAAGCTAGATtaagaagaatttttttttaatccaTTCCTATATGCCAAATATCATTAGGTAAATATATAATTGTCGGGACTAAGCCCCACAATAAAGACCCTTTATGATCAAAGAAAGGCCTATTTGTAGATATAAGAATATATTATTTTAGCACAAACAAAGCATCACATTGCAACAGGTACTCTAATAGGCGGAGTAAAATTGTAAAAATAGACTCTATATATAGTACACACATGAGATGGTTCTCTCTTGTATACAGAGTTGATGACttattattgccttgaaaatttaTTTATTGACCGAGAAAAGACAGATCTTAATGTTCTTTCGACATTATTAATATTCTCTTTCAAAAAACTCTATTTTTTCGGTTCTATTCATTTTTTATTTCCTTGCGCCTGCTTATATTAAAAAAGTACTCCGCAATCACGGCAAGAAGAAGGTGGATGATAAGAGAATAAGATAGTTGAAGATGGATTGAAAAGGCTTAATACTCATACTACATCTTAAAATGGTAATGGATGCTGAGTTTGAGTTAGTTTTCTTCCTTCCCGATTTTGATTTTTTTCAACGGCCCATTACATGCTTATATTTTTTTCGTTTAATTTTCTTCGAATTTTTAAGTATctcaatttatttattttcttggaatGACAATATGAAGGAATTGGTTGGCAGATTCAAATGTGTTACAAAACTTTTTTCtaccataaaaaaaaaaattaaattcaagAATCAAAAGAATTTTATGCAATAGTTTGCATTTCAACTATGCTATTTCAGTTTGTAATTAATTTTTACCTTCTTTCCGGTCTTCCATCTCTAGAATTCTCTCTGTCTTACTCCTCTATACTAAATTACTAATGGCTATTCATCCGAATTAAAACTGTGAATGCAGAATTGGACTTTGAAAGCAAGGAGAAAGAAGAAAAGGAGATAGAATATCAGTAACCCTCACCGATCAGAAGCAGTGAAACAACATAAATCTCCAAGCGAAGGTAGCCTAAAAGAACTGTAAGAATAGCCCAGTACCAGCAGCAGCTATATTGTATACAAAGGATAATAAAAAAAGCTTCCTACGGCATAGGGGAAAAAAGTCGCAGACACGATGGAAGGCGATGAACGGAAAATTTAGAGCCACAAAGAAAGTAAAATAGAGTAGGGTACGTGGCAATTCAGCTTAGGGCAAGCCAATGGCAAAGTGAAATGTCATTTATGCCCTTGATCGACCAACAAGCATTTTCTATATAATAGAAATAGAAATACAAGTGAAGCCTCAGAGACCCAAAACATTGAGGTGAATTATTGCTAATTACCTGCTGTGTGTTAATAGTACTATCTCCCCATTCTCATTGACTGAACTATTAGTTTTTTCTATCTTTCGCCCACCACTCACCAAGTCCCCTTGTCAAAATCATTCGCAGCTGTACGCCTAAACAGCTCGCTTTATGTGTTTGTGGTCTGTTCTTGATAAATGTTCCTTATTTTGCTTTTGTAATATTTTACATTACGTGCTTACTTACTGTAAATGAAAGAAATAAAACAATAGTAACTATCAGCTATTCTTCATTCGCTCCCGGTAAAACTTGACATTGTAACGCTTTCCTCGACTAGACAACTTTTGCGAGTTTGACGACGCAGTGGGTAAATAAACTTCTGCAGACTCATAATTTT of Nicotiana tomentosiformis chromosome 7, ASM39032v3, whole genome shotgun sequence contains these proteins:
- the LOC104087297 gene encoding uncharacterized protein, producing MRKPILDRLIDAGIGTISKCITSSLRKKDGILHHPEFNQSIAEYGQTFTRKRVNEEDAMLIGVDVLVSYTVIGSGVVAFIYLVKSHFDWLNQSKLEMERLRAMRQKLQMELRPRQRKMKKP